A stretch of Chanodichthys erythropterus isolate Z2021 chromosome 20, ASM2448905v1, whole genome shotgun sequence DNA encodes these proteins:
- the myh7bb gene encoding myosin-7 isoform X3, whose product MLLVSSNPFDYHFCSQGVITVDHMDDGEELLATDHAMDTLGFTPEEKYGCYKIVGAIMHFGNMKFKVRQREEQAEADGTESADKASYLMGISSADLIKGLLHPRVKVGNEYIVKGQTVEQVAYAVGALAKATYDRMFKWLVSRINKTLYTALPRQFFIGVLDIAGFEIFEFNNFEQMCINYTNEKLQQFFNHHMFILEQEEYKTEGIEWTFIDFGLDLQACIDLIEKPLGILSILEEECMFPKATESSFKAKLYDNHVGKSPNFLKPRPDKKRKYDTHFELVHYAGVVPYNISGWLDKNRDPLNETVVGIFQRSSNKLMASLFENFISLDSGTEAKPGGREKRKKGASFQTVSQLHKENLNKLMTNLRSTQPHFVRCIIPNETKNPGMMEPFLVLHQLRCNGVLEGIRICRKGFPNRILYAEFKQRYRILNPLAIPEDTYVDSRKAVEKLLGSLDIDHTQYKFGHNKVFFKAGLLGQLEDMRDERLSEVLTLLQAFCRGKLMRMERRRMMKEKEAVMVIQWNIRAFYAVKNWPWMCLFFKIKPLLRSAATEKELATLKEEFQKLKEALERSEVKRKEFEERQISLVQEKNDLSLQLQAEQDNLADAEDRCNLLIKAKIQMEGKIKELMERLEDEEEVNATILAKKRKLEDECIELKKDLDDLEITLAKVEKEKHATENKVKNLVEEMAALDETILRLTKEKKALQDAHQQALEDLQTEENKVNMLSKAKIKLEQHVDDLEGSLEQEKKVRMDLERVKRKLEGDLKLSNESSMDLENNKQQLEDRLKKKDLEMVQIGAKIEEEQALVIQLHKKIKELQTRIEELEEELEAERAARLKSEKQRSDVSRELEELSERLEEAGGATSAQIEMNKKREADFLKMRRDLEEASLHHETTMAMLRRKHADTVAEMGEQLDNLQRVKQKLEKEKAETRMESEDLASNLEHLSRAKATTEKMCRMYEDQLNESKTKVEELQRQLMDVTSQKARAQTESAEVSRRLEEREVQVMQLQRTKSGLTQTMEELKKQLEEECKAKNSLAHAVQSSRHDCDLLREQFEEEQEAKSELQRALSKANAEIAQWRTKYETDAIQRTDELEDAKKKLVARLQSSEEAVEASNAKCASLEKTKHRLQTEIEDLMVDLERSNAVAVALDKKQRNFDKVLSEWRQKFEETQAELEGSQKESRSLSTELFKLRNSYEEALDQLETIKRENKNLQEEITDLTDQISQGNKTIHELEQMKKVLDNEKSNIQAALEEAEGTLEHEESKTLRIQLELSQTRTEVEKKLAERDEEIDNLRRNHQRTLDTMQTTLDAETRARNEAIRVKKKMEGDMNEMEIHLNHANRQAVESQKMVRNLQLQIKELQIELDESMHQCDDLKEQVTITERRNTLLTAELEELRGVVEQTDRMRKVAEHELLESSERVNLLHAQNTVVLNHKKKLETDLSMLSGEVDDALQECRNAEEKAKKAITDAAMMAEELKKEQDTSSHLERMKRNMEQTIKDLQMRLDEAEQIALKGGKKQIQKMEIRVRELEGELECEQKKSGEFQKGIRKYERRIKELTYQTEEDRKTLLRMQDLIEKLQAKVKSFKRQAEDAEEQANCNMTRFKKIQHDLDEAEERADMAESQVNKLRVRTRETHVVKIVE is encoded by the exons ATGCTGCTGGTGTCATCAAATCCCTTCGACTACCACTTCTGCTCGCAGGGTGTTATAACTGTGGACCACATGGACGATGGAGAGGAACTGCTTGCAACTGAT CATGCAATGGACACCCTTGGTTTCACTCCTGAGGAGAAGTATGGCTGTTACAAGATAGTCGGTGCCATCATGCACTTTGGCAACATGAAGTTCAAAGTGCGGCAGAGAGAGGAGCAAGCAGAGGCAGATGGCACTGAAA GTGCAGACAAAGCCTCCTATCTCATGGGGATCAGTTCAGCTGACCTCATAAAAGGACTGCTTCACCCTAGAGTGAAAGTGGGCAATGAGTACATTGTCAAAGGACAGACAGTTGAACAG GTGGCCTATGCAGTTGGTGCTTTGGCCAAAGCAACATATGACCGCATGTTTAAATGGCTGGTGAGCAGAATCAATAAAACCCTGTACACGGCCCTCCCCCGACAGTTCTTCATCGGAGTGCTGGACATAGCAGGCTTTGAGATCTTTGAG TTCAACAATTTTGAGCAAATGTGCATCAACTACACCAATGAGAAACTGCAACAGTTTTTCAACCATCACATGTTCATCCTAGAGCAGGAGGAGTATAAGACAGAGGGCATAGAGTGGACTTTCATAGACTTTGGATTAGACCTGCAAGCCTGCATTGACCTCATTGAGAAG CCGTTGGGTATACTGTCTATTCTGGAGGAGGAGTGCATGTTCCCTAAAGCCACAGAGAGCAGCTTCAAAGCTAAACTCTATGACAATCACGTTGGCAAGTCTCCCAACTTCCTGAAACCGAGGCCAGACAAAAAACGCAAATATGACACTCACTTTGAGCTGGTGCACTACGCTGGAGTG GTGCCGTACAACATCAGTGGATGGCTTGACAAAAATAGAGATCCTCTTAATGAAACAGTGGTGGGAATCTTCCAGAGGTCATCCAACAAGTTAATGGCGAGCCTCTTCGAGAACTTCATCAGTTTAGATTCAG GTACTGAAGCAAAGCCAGGGGGTAGAGAAAAGAGGAAGAAAGGAGCATCATTCCAAACAGTGTCCCAGCTGCATAAG GAGAATCTAAACAAATTAATGACTAATTTGAGAAGCACTCAGCCTCATTTTGTGCGCTGCATTATCCCCAATGAGACGAAGAACCCag GGATGATGGAGCCATTTCTGGTTCTGCACCAGCTTCGCTGCAATGGTGTTCTTGAAGGAATCCGCATCTGCAGGAAGGGATTTCCCAACCGGATTCTCTATGCAGAATTCAAACAGCG CTACCGTATCCTGAATCCTTTGGCCATCCCAGAGGACACATATGTGGACAGCAGGAAAGCTGTTGAAAAGTTGCTTGGGTCTCTGGATATCGACCACACACAGTACAAGTTTGGACACAACAAG GTTTTCTTTAAGGCGGGACTTCTTGGCCAGCTTGAGGACATGAGAGACGAACGGCTATCCGAGGTCCTCACCTTGCTGCAGGCCTTCTGCAGGGGGAAACTCATGCGAATGGAGCGCAGAAGGATGATGAAAGAGAA GGAAGCTGTGATGGTTATTCAGTGGAACATCCGTGCCTTTTACGCAGTCAAGAACTGGCCATGGATGTGTCTGTTCTTCAAGATCAAACCCCTGCTGAGGAGTGCAGCTACAGAGAAGGAGCTAGCTACACTGAAGGAGGAGTTCCAGAAGCTAAAGGAGGCTCTTGAGAGGTCTGAGGTGAAGAGGAAAGAGTTTGAGGAGAGACAGATCTCTTTGGTGCAAGAGAAAAATGACCTCTCCTTACAACTTCAAGCG GAGCAGGATAATCTGGCTGATGCTGAGGACCGCTGCAACCTGCTGATCAAGGCTAAGATCCAGATGGAGGGGAAAATTAAGGAGCTGATGGAGAGGCTGGAGGACGAAGAGGAGGTTAATGCCACCATCCTGGCCAAGAAACGCAAACTTGAGGATGAGTGTATTGAGCTGAAGAAAGACCTGGATGACCTGGAGATTACTCTGGCCAAGGTGGAGAAGGAAAAACATGCCACTGAGAACAAG GTGAAAAACTTGGTGGAGGAAATGGCTGCATTGGATGAAACCATCCTGAGGCTGACTAAAGAGAAAAAAGCCCTCCAGGATGCTCATCAGCAGGCTCTGGAAGACCTGCAGACTGAGGAGAACAAAGTTAACATGCTGTCCAAGGCCAAGATCAAACTTGAGCAGCATGTGGATGAT TTAGAGGGGTCTTTGGAGCAAGAGAAGAAAGTCCGTATGGATCTGGAACGAGTGAAGCGAAAGCTTGAGGGCGATCTGAAGCTTTCCAATGAGTCATCCATGGATTTGGAGAACAACAAACAGCAGCTAGAGGACAGACTAAAGAA GAAAGACCTTGAAATGGTTCAAATAGGTGCAAAGATTGAAGAGGAGCAAGCCTTGGTTATTCAACTACACAAGAAAATTAAAGAATTACAG ACACGTATAGAAGAGCTTGAGGAGGAACTTGAGGCTGAAAGAGCAGCACGATTAAAGTCAGAAAAGCAGCGCAGTGATGTGTCAAGGGAACTGGAAGAGCTGAGTGAACGTCTGGAGGAAGCAGGAGGTGCTACTTCTGCCCAGATCGAGATGAACAAGAAGCGGGAGGCTGACTTTTTAAAGATGCGGAGAGATCTGGAAGAAGCCTCTCTGCATCATGAAACCACTATGGCCATGCTACGGAGAAAGCATGCGGACACTGTGGCTGAGATGGGGGAACAACTGGACAACCTGCAGAGGGTCAAACAGAAGCTGGAGAAGGAAAAGGCAGAAACCAGAATGGAGTCTGAAGACCTGGCGTCGAACCTTGAACATCTCTCCAGAGCCAAA GCCACAACAGAGAAAATGTGCAGGATGTATGAGGACCAGCTGAATGAGTCTAAAACCAAGGTGGAGGAACTCCAGAGGCAGCTAATGGATGTCACCTCTCAAAAAGCACGGGCTCAGACAGAAAGTG CCGAGGTCAGCCGCAGACTGGAAGAGAGAGAAGTTCAGGTCATGCAACTGCAGCGAACAAAGAGCGGTCTCACCCAGACCATGGAGGAGCTGAAGAAACAGCTAGAAGAAGAATGCAAA GCTAAGAACAGTTTAGCTCATGCGGTACAGTCATCCAGGCATGATTGTGATCTCTTGAGAGAGCAGTTTGAGGAAGAGCAGGAGGCCAAATCTGAGTTGCAGCGTGCTCTGTCTAAAGCCAATGCGGAGATTGCACAGTGGAGGACAAAGTATGAGACTGATGCCATTCAGAGGACCGATGAACTAGAGGATGCCAA GAAGAAGCTGGTTGCACGGCTCCAGAGTTCCGAGGAGGCAGTGGAAGCCTCCAATGCCAAATGTGCCTCACTGGAGAAGACCAAGCACCGTCTGCAGACTGAGATTGAGGACTTGATGGTTGACTTGGAACGCTCTAATGCTGTGGCTGTTGCACTGGACAAAAAGCAACGCAATTTTGATAAG GTGCTGTCTGAGTGGAGGCAGAAGTTTGAGGAGACACAGGCCGAGCTGGAAGGCTCTCAGAAAGAGTCCCGCAGTCTCAGCACAGAGCTCTTTAAGCTCAGAAACTCCTATGAAGAAGCCCTTGACCAGCTGGAGACAATCAAAAGGGAGAACAAGAACCTGCAGG AGGAAATCACTGACTTGACTGATCAGATTAGTCAAGGTAACAAGACCATCCATGAGCTTGAACAGATGAAGAAGGTACTGGACAATGAGAAGAGTAACATTCAAGCAGCACTGGAGGAGGCTGAG GGCACTCTGGAGCACGAGGAGAGTAAAACTTTACGCATCCAGCTGGAACTCAGCCAGACCAGGACTGAGGTTGAAAAGAAACTTGCAGAGAGGGATGAAGAGATTGACAATCTCCG TCGAAACCATCAGCGGACTCTGGACACCATGCAGACCACTCTGGATGCAGAAACCAGAGCCCGTAATGAGGCAATCAGGGTTAAGAAAAAGATGGAAGGAGATATGAATGAGATGGAGATCCATCTGAACCACGCAAACAGACAGGCTGTGGAGTCTCAAAAAATGGTGCGCAACCTACAGCTTCAAATCAAG GAACTGCAAATAGAGTTAGATGAGTCTATGCATCAGTGTGACGACCTGAAGGAGCAAGTGACAATTACAGAAAGGAGAAACACCCTGCTAACTGCAGAGTTGGAGGAGTTGCGCGGAGTGGTGGAACAAACAGACCGCATGCGTAAAGTCGCTGAGCATGAGCTTCTGGAGTCCAGTGAGAGAGTGAACCTGCTGCATGCTCAG AACACGGTAGTGTTGAACCACAAGAAGAAGCTCGAGACTGATCTGTCCATGCTGTCAGGGGAGGTGGACGATGCTCTGCAGGAGTGTCGCAATGCTGAAGAGAAGGCGAAGAAGGCCATAACTGAT GCAGCCATGATGGCGGAAGAGCTGAAGAAGGAGCAGGACACCAGCAGCCACCTGGAGAGGATGAAGAGGAACATGGAGCAGACCATCAAAGACCTGCAGATGCGTCTGGATGAGGCTGAGCAGATTGCTCTCAAGGGAGGAAAGAAACAGATTCAGAAAATGGAAATTCGG GTACGGGAGCTAGAGGGAGAGCTGGAGTGTGAACAGAAGAAGAGCGGAGAGTTCCAAAAAGGAATACGAAAATATGAGAGGAGGATTAAAGAGCTCACTTACCAG ACAGAGGAAGACAGGAAAACTCTCCTGAGGATGCAAGATCTGATTGAGAAACTACAGGCAAAAGTAAAGAGCTTTAAGAGACAAGCTGAGGATGCA GAGGAGCAGGCCAACTGCAATATGACTCGGTTCAAGAAGATCCAGCATGACCTGGATGAAGCCGAGGAGAGGGCGGATATGGCCGAATCTCAGGTCAACAAGCTACGTGTGCGCACCCGAGAGACTCACGTTGTCAAG ATCGTGGAGTGA
- the myh7bb gene encoding myosin-7 isoform X1, which translates to MSRFMELREFGDAATFLRKTNLEQLAAQSHAFDGKKRVWIPDEREAYIEVEIKDTDGDKVMVETKDGMMLTVKEDDIQQMNPPKFDMIEDMAMLTHLNEASVLFNLSRRYSFWMIYTYSGLFCVTVNPYKWLPVYSPEVVAAYKGKRRSDVPPHIYSIADNAYNDMLKNRENQSMLITGESGAGKTVNTKRVIQYFAIIAALGDAGGKKGGTLEDQIIEANPAMEAFGNAKTLRNDNSSRFGKFIRIHFGPTGKLASADIDIYLLEKSRVIFQQAGERSYHIYYQILSQKKPELLDMLLVSSNPFDYHFCSQGVITVDHMDDGEELLATDHAMDTLGFTPEEKYGCYKIVGAIMHFGNMKFKVRQREEQAEADGTESADKASYLMGISSADLIKGLLHPRVKVGNEYIVKGQTVEQVAYAVGALAKATYDRMFKWLVSRINKTLYTALPRQFFIGVLDIAGFEIFEFNNFEQMCINYTNEKLQQFFNHHMFILEQEEYKTEGIEWTFIDFGLDLQACIDLIEKPLGILSILEEECMFPKATESSFKAKLYDNHVGKSPNFLKPRPDKKRKYDTHFELVHYAGVVPYNISGWLDKNRDPLNETVVGIFQRSSNKLMASLFENFISLDSGTEAKPGGREKRKKGASFQTVSQLHKENLNKLMTNLRSTQPHFVRCIIPNETKNPGMMEPFLVLHQLRCNGVLEGIRICRKGFPNRILYAEFKQRYRILNPLAIPEDTYVDSRKAVEKLLGSLDIDHTQYKFGHNKVFFKAGLLGQLEDMRDERLSEVLTLLQAFCRGKLMRMERRRMMKEKEAVMVIQWNIRAFYAVKNWPWMCLFFKIKPLLRSAATEKELATLKEEFQKLKEALERSEVKRKEFEERQISLVQEKNDLSLQLQAEQDNLADAEDRCNLLIKAKIQMEGKIKELMERLEDEEEVNATILAKKRKLEDECIELKKDLDDLEITLAKVEKEKHATENKVKNLVEEMAALDETILRLTKEKKALQDAHQQALEDLQTEENKVNMLSKAKIKLEQHVDDLEGSLEQEKKVRMDLERVKRKLEGDLKLSNESSMDLENNKQQLEDRLKKKDLEMVQIGAKIEEEQALVIQLHKKIKELQTRIEELEEELEAERAARLKSEKQRSDVSRELEELSERLEEAGGATSAQIEMNKKREADFLKMRRDLEEASLHHETTMAMLRRKHADTVAEMGEQLDNLQRVKQKLEKEKAETRMESEDLASNLEHLSRAKATTEKMCRMYEDQLNESKTKVEELQRQLMDVTSQKARAQTESAEVSRRLEEREVQVMQLQRTKSGLTQTMEELKKQLEEECKAKNSLAHAVQSSRHDCDLLREQFEEEQEAKSELQRALSKANAEIAQWRTKYETDAIQRTDELEDAKKKLVARLQSSEEAVEASNAKCASLEKTKHRLQTEIEDLMVDLERSNAVAVALDKKQRNFDKVLSEWRQKFEETQAELEGSQKESRSLSTELFKLRNSYEEALDQLETIKRENKNLQEEITDLTDQISQGNKTIHELEQMKKVLDNEKSNIQAALEEAEGTLEHEESKTLRIQLELSQTRTEVEKKLAERDEEIDNLRRNHQRTLDTMQTTLDAETRARNEAIRVKKKMEGDMNEMEIHLNHANRQAVESQKMVRNLQLQIKELQIELDESMHQCDDLKEQVTITERRNTLLTAELEELRGVVEQTDRMRKVAEHELLESSERVNLLHAQNTVVLNHKKKLETDLSMLSGEVDDALQECRNAEEKAKKAITDAAMMAEELKKEQDTSSHLERMKRNMEQTIKDLQMRLDEAEQIALKGGKKQIQKMEIRVRELEGELECEQKKSGEFQKGIRKYERRIKELTYQTEEDRKTLLRMQDLIEKLQAKVKSFKRQAEDAEEQANCNMTRFKKIQHDLDEAEERADMAESQVNKLRVRTRETHVVKIVE; encoded by the exons ATGTCCCGCTTTATGGAATTGAGGGAATTTGGAGATGCGGCCACATTCCTGCGTAAAACCAACCTGGAACAGCTCGCTGCGCAGTCCCATGCGTTTGATG GGAAAAAACGTGTTTGGATTCCGGATGAGAGAGAAGCCTACATTGAGGTGGAGATCAAAGATACTGATGGAGACAAAGTCATGGTGGAGACCAAAGATGGAATG ATGTTAACAGTGAAAGAGGATGACATTCAGCAGATGAATCCCCCGAAGTTTGACATGATTGAAGACATGGCCATGCTTACGCACCTCAATGAGGCCTCTGTTCTTTTCAACCTCAGTCGTCGCTACAGTTTCTGGATGATCTAT ACATATTCAGGGCTGTTTTGCGTGACAGTTAACCCGTACAAATGGCTTCCTGTCTATTCTCCTGAAGTGGTTGCAGCATATAAGGGAAAGCGTCGCTCAGATGTTCCGCCTCACATCTATTCCATAGCAGACAACGCCTACAATGACATGCTAAAAA ATCGTGAAAACCAGTCAATGCTTATCAC CGGAGAATCCGGTGCTGGCAAAACTGTCAACACGAAACGTGTAATTCAGTATTTTGCCATTATAGCTGCTCTTGGTGATGCAGGGGGCAAAAAAGGA GGTACATTAGAGGATCAGATAATTGAGGCCAACCCAGCTATGGAAGCTTTTGGCAATGCAAAAACCTTGAGGAATGACAACTCATCCCGCTTT GGCAAATTCATACGAATCCATTTTGGTCCTACAGGAAAACTTGCATCTGCTGACATTGACATCT ATCTTCTGGAAAAATCTAGAGTGATTTTTCAGCAAGCTGGAGAGAGAAGCTACCACATCTACTACCAGATCCTCTCGCAAAAGAAACCCGAACTCCTAG ACATGCTGCTGGTGTCATCAAATCCCTTCGACTACCACTTCTGCTCGCAGGGTGTTATAACTGTGGACCACATGGACGATGGAGAGGAACTGCTTGCAACTGAT CATGCAATGGACACCCTTGGTTTCACTCCTGAGGAGAAGTATGGCTGTTACAAGATAGTCGGTGCCATCATGCACTTTGGCAACATGAAGTTCAAAGTGCGGCAGAGAGAGGAGCAAGCAGAGGCAGATGGCACTGAAA GTGCAGACAAAGCCTCCTATCTCATGGGGATCAGTTCAGCTGACCTCATAAAAGGACTGCTTCACCCTAGAGTGAAAGTGGGCAATGAGTACATTGTCAAAGGACAGACAGTTGAACAG GTGGCCTATGCAGTTGGTGCTTTGGCCAAAGCAACATATGACCGCATGTTTAAATGGCTGGTGAGCAGAATCAATAAAACCCTGTACACGGCCCTCCCCCGACAGTTCTTCATCGGAGTGCTGGACATAGCAGGCTTTGAGATCTTTGAG TTCAACAATTTTGAGCAAATGTGCATCAACTACACCAATGAGAAACTGCAACAGTTTTTCAACCATCACATGTTCATCCTAGAGCAGGAGGAGTATAAGACAGAGGGCATAGAGTGGACTTTCATAGACTTTGGATTAGACCTGCAAGCCTGCATTGACCTCATTGAGAAG CCGTTGGGTATACTGTCTATTCTGGAGGAGGAGTGCATGTTCCCTAAAGCCACAGAGAGCAGCTTCAAAGCTAAACTCTATGACAATCACGTTGGCAAGTCTCCCAACTTCCTGAAACCGAGGCCAGACAAAAAACGCAAATATGACACTCACTTTGAGCTGGTGCACTACGCTGGAGTG GTGCCGTACAACATCAGTGGATGGCTTGACAAAAATAGAGATCCTCTTAATGAAACAGTGGTGGGAATCTTCCAGAGGTCATCCAACAAGTTAATGGCGAGCCTCTTCGAGAACTTCATCAGTTTAGATTCAG GTACTGAAGCAAAGCCAGGGGGTAGAGAAAAGAGGAAGAAAGGAGCATCATTCCAAACAGTGTCCCAGCTGCATAAG GAGAATCTAAACAAATTAATGACTAATTTGAGAAGCACTCAGCCTCATTTTGTGCGCTGCATTATCCCCAATGAGACGAAGAACCCag GGATGATGGAGCCATTTCTGGTTCTGCACCAGCTTCGCTGCAATGGTGTTCTTGAAGGAATCCGCATCTGCAGGAAGGGATTTCCCAACCGGATTCTCTATGCAGAATTCAAACAGCG CTACCGTATCCTGAATCCTTTGGCCATCCCAGAGGACACATATGTGGACAGCAGGAAAGCTGTTGAAAAGTTGCTTGGGTCTCTGGATATCGACCACACACAGTACAAGTTTGGACACAACAAG GTTTTCTTTAAGGCGGGACTTCTTGGCCAGCTTGAGGACATGAGAGACGAACGGCTATCCGAGGTCCTCACCTTGCTGCAGGCCTTCTGCAGGGGGAAACTCATGCGAATGGAGCGCAGAAGGATGATGAAAGAGAA GGAAGCTGTGATGGTTATTCAGTGGAACATCCGTGCCTTTTACGCAGTCAAGAACTGGCCATGGATGTGTCTGTTCTTCAAGATCAAACCCCTGCTGAGGAGTGCAGCTACAGAGAAGGAGCTAGCTACACTGAAGGAGGAGTTCCAGAAGCTAAAGGAGGCTCTTGAGAGGTCTGAGGTGAAGAGGAAAGAGTTTGAGGAGAGACAGATCTCTTTGGTGCAAGAGAAAAATGACCTCTCCTTACAACTTCAAGCG GAGCAGGATAATCTGGCTGATGCTGAGGACCGCTGCAACCTGCTGATCAAGGCTAAGATCCAGATGGAGGGGAAAATTAAGGAGCTGATGGAGAGGCTGGAGGACGAAGAGGAGGTTAATGCCACCATCCTGGCCAAGAAACGCAAACTTGAGGATGAGTGTATTGAGCTGAAGAAAGACCTGGATGACCTGGAGATTACTCTGGCCAAGGTGGAGAAGGAAAAACATGCCACTGAGAACAAG GTGAAAAACTTGGTGGAGGAAATGGCTGCATTGGATGAAACCATCCTGAGGCTGACTAAAGAGAAAAAAGCCCTCCAGGATGCTCATCAGCAGGCTCTGGAAGACCTGCAGACTGAGGAGAACAAAGTTAACATGCTGTCCAAGGCCAAGATCAAACTTGAGCAGCATGTGGATGAT TTAGAGGGGTCTTTGGAGCAAGAGAAGAAAGTCCGTATGGATCTGGAACGAGTGAAGCGAAAGCTTGAGGGCGATCTGAAGCTTTCCAATGAGTCATCCATGGATTTGGAGAACAACAAACAGCAGCTAGAGGACAGACTAAAGAA GAAAGACCTTGAAATGGTTCAAATAGGTGCAAAGATTGAAGAGGAGCAAGCCTTGGTTATTCAACTACACAAGAAAATTAAAGAATTACAG ACACGTATAGAAGAGCTTGAGGAGGAACTTGAGGCTGAAAGAGCAGCACGATTAAAGTCAGAAAAGCAGCGCAGTGATGTGTCAAGGGAACTGGAAGAGCTGAGTGAACGTCTGGAGGAAGCAGGAGGTGCTACTTCTGCCCAGATCGAGATGAACAAGAAGCGGGAGGCTGACTTTTTAAAGATGCGGAGAGATCTGGAAGAAGCCTCTCTGCATCATGAAACCACTATGGCCATGCTACGGAGAAAGCATGCGGACACTGTGGCTGAGATGGGGGAACAACTGGACAACCTGCAGAGGGTCAAACAGAAGCTGGAGAAGGAAAAGGCAGAAACCAGAATGGAGTCTGAAGACCTGGCGTCGAACCTTGAACATCTCTCCAGAGCCAAA GCCACAACAGAGAAAATGTGCAGGATGTATGAGGACCAGCTGAATGAGTCTAAAACCAAGGTGGAGGAACTCCAGAGGCAGCTAATGGATGTCACCTCTCAAAAAGCACGGGCTCAGACAGAAAGTG CCGAGGTCAGCCGCAGACTGGAAGAGAGAGAAGTTCAGGTCATGCAACTGCAGCGAACAAAGAGCGGTCTCACCCAGACCATGGAGGAGCTGAAGAAACAGCTAGAAGAAGAATGCAAA GCTAAGAACAGTTTAGCTCATGCGGTACAGTCATCCAGGCATGATTGTGATCTCTTGAGAGAGCAGTTTGAGGAAGAGCAGGAGGCCAAATCTGAGTTGCAGCGTGCTCTGTCTAAAGCCAATGCGGAGATTGCACAGTGGAGGACAAAGTATGAGACTGATGCCATTCAGAGGACCGATGAACTAGAGGATGCCAA GAAGAAGCTGGTTGCACGGCTCCAGAGTTCCGAGGAGGCAGTGGAAGCCTCCAATGCCAAATGTGCCTCACTGGAGAAGACCAAGCACCGTCTGCAGACTGAGATTGAGGACTTGATGGTTGACTTGGAACGCTCTAATGCTGTGGCTGTTGCACTGGACAAAAAGCAACGCAATTTTGATAAG GTGCTGTCTGAGTGGAGGCAGAAGTTTGAGGAGACACAGGCCGAGCTGGAAGGCTCTCAGAAAGAGTCCCGCAGTCTCAGCACAGAGCTCTTTAAGCTCAGAAACTCCTATGAAGAAGCCCTTGACCAGCTGGAGACAATCAAAAGGGAGAACAAGAACCTGCAGG AGGAAATCACTGACTTGACTGATCAGATTAGTCAAGGTAACAAGACCATCCATGAGCTTGAACAGATGAAGAAGGTACTGGACAATGAGAAGAGTAACATTCAAGCAGCACTGGAGGAGGCTGAG GGCACTCTGGAGCACGAGGAGAGTAAAACTTTACGCATCCAGCTGGAACTCAGCCAGACCAGGACTGAGGTTGAAAAGAAACTTGCAGAGAGGGATGAAGAGATTGACAATCTCCG TCGAAACCATCAGCGGACTCTGGACACCATGCAGACCACTCTGGATGCAGAAACCAGAGCCCGTAATGAGGCAATCAGGGTTAAGAAAAAGATGGAAGGAGATATGAATGAGATGGAGATCCATCTGAACCACGCAAACAGACAGGCTGTGGAGTCTCAAAAAATGGTGCGCAACCTACAGCTTCAAATCAAG GAACTGCAAATAGAGTTAGATGAGTCTATGCATCAGTGTGACGACCTGAAGGAGCAAGTGACAATTACAGAAAGGAGAAACACCCTGCTAACTGCAGAGTTGGAGGAGTTGCGCGGAGTGGTGGAACAAACAGACCGCATGCGTAAAGTCGCTGAGCATGAGCTTCTGGAGTCCAGTGAGAGAGTGAACCTGCTGCATGCTCAG AACACGGTAGTGTTGAACCACAAGAAGAAGCTCGAGACTGATCTGTCCATGCTGTCAGGGGAGGTGGACGATGCTCTGCAGGAGTGTCGCAATGCTGAAGAGAAGGCGAAGAAGGCCATAACTGAT GCAGCCATGATGGCGGAAGAGCTGAAGAAGGAGCAGGACACCAGCAGCCACCTGGAGAGGATGAAGAGGAACATGGAGCAGACCATCAAAGACCTGCAGATGCGTCTGGATGAGGCTGAGCAGATTGCTCTCAAGGGAGGAAAGAAACAGATTCAGAAAATGGAAATTCGG GTACGGGAGCTAGAGGGAGAGCTGGAGTGTGAACAGAAGAAGAGCGGAGAGTTCCAAAAAGGAATACGAAAATATGAGAGGAGGATTAAAGAGCTCACTTACCAG ACAGAGGAAGACAGGAAAACTCTCCTGAGGATGCAAGATCTGATTGAGAAACTACAGGCAAAAGTAAAGAGCTTTAAGAGACAAGCTGAGGATGCA GAGGAGCAGGCCAACTGCAATATGACTCGGTTCAAGAAGATCCAGCATGACCTGGATGAAGCCGAGGAGAGGGCGGATATGGCCGAATCTCAGGTCAACAAGCTACGTGTGCGCACCCGAGAGACTCACGTTGTCAAG ATCGTGGAGTGA